In the genome of Alistipes sp. ZOR0009, the window CGATCCTCCGTCCCACCAACTTCGACCCCAAAAGGCTGTATCCTGTAGTAGAAATGATATATGCAGGGCCTCACGATTCGCATGTACCCAAAGATTTCATGATATACCACCACTTATGCTCGCGCCTATCCGATTTGGGCTTTATTGTAGTTCTAATTGATGGCATGGGAACGGGAAATAGGTCCAAAGCATTCCATGATGTATGCTGGAAAAACCTAAAAGACGCCGGATTCCCCGATCGTATCGCTTGGATTAAGGCTGCTGCTGCAAAATACTCCTACATGGACACCAGCAGAGTTGGTATTTATGGCTGGTCGGCAGGCGGACAAAACGCAATGGCTGCACTTCTCTTCCATAACAACTTCTACAAAGCCGCCGTTTCGCTTTGCGGATGTCACGATAACCGCATGGATAAGATCTGGTGGAATGAGCAATGGATGGGATATCCGATTGATGAATCGTACTCTGCGTGCTCGAATGTAGACAACGCTTGGCGACTAAAAGGAAAGTTACTCCTTATCAACGGCGAACTCGACAACAATGTCGATCCTGCATCGACACTCCAGGTAGTTTCGGCGCTTATAAAGGCAAATAAGGACTTCGAACAGCTCTACCTGCCAGGATTTAGCCACAACCTAGGCGCACCTTTTGTAATGCATAAAATACACGATTTCTTTGTAAAGACGCTACAAAAGCAAAACGTACCAGAATGGTAAAAAAGAAGCCGTTTCAAGATTATTGAAGCGGCTTTTTCTTTTCTCCTTTATTCGCTACCGATGTCTATCTTTTAACACCTGCATTACCTCGTCCCACGAAAAGCCTTTAGCAGCCAGCAGCACTGTTGTGTGAAACATTAAATCGGCCGCCTCGTTTATGAAAAGATCCTTATTGTCGTCTTTCGCTTCAATAACCAGCTCTACGGCCTCTTCTCCAACCTTTTGTGCAATCTTATTTATTCCCTTCTTAAATAGCTTAGCAGTATAGGACAACTCCGTATTCATAGCTTGCTTACGCTGATTTACAACGGCTTCCAACTGGTAAAGAAAATCAATACTTCTGGCTCCATTTGTCTCATTCCAACAGGTATCAGATCCGGTATGACAGGTTGGTCCGTATGGTTGCGCCTTTACAAGAAACGCATCCCCATCGCAGTCTACGGCAATATCAACCAACTTAAGATAGTTTCCACTCTCTTCTCCTTTAGTCCATAACCTATTTTTACTTCGACTAAAAAAGGTAACCAGACCTACTTCCAACGTTTTCAAATAGGCCTCCTCGTTCATATACCCCAACATTAGCACCTTTGCAGTAGAGGCATCCTGTATTATTGCGGGAACTAGCCCTCCTTGCTTCTCAAAATTTATCTTCATAACATTCATCATTAAACACTGAGCGCACATAAAGGCCTCTTCGGCACAACTGTAGCGCAGAACTTAACTAATCCTATTCGTTAACCTCTCATTAGTATCCCCCTACCAGCTAAATAGTGCTTTAAGTGGGGTATTTGAATTTCTCCAAAATGGAAAACACCTGCAGCCAAAGCGGCATCCACCCTTGCATCGGCAAAAACGTCGTAAAAATCACTCATTCTGCCAGCTCCGCCCGAAGCAATAGTTGGAATGGTGAGCATATCCGAAAGTGCAGCAAGCGTTTGGGTCGCATAACCACCATGTACTCCATCATT includes:
- the hisIE gene encoding bifunctional phosphoribosyl-AMP cyclohydrolase/phosphoribosyl-ATP diphosphatase HisIE; its protein translation is MKINFEKQGGLVPAIIQDASTAKVLMLGYMNEEAYLKTLEVGLVTFFSRSKNRLWTKGEESGNYLKLVDIAVDCDGDAFLVKAQPYGPTCHTGSDTCWNETNGARSIDFLYQLEAVVNQRKQAMNTELSYTAKLFKKGINKIAQKVGEEAVELVIEAKDDNKDLFINEAADLMFHTTVLLAAKGFSWDEVMQVLKDRHR